One window of the Melanotaenia boesemani isolate fMelBoe1 chromosome 14, fMelBoe1.pri, whole genome shotgun sequence genome contains the following:
- the LOC121653336 gene encoding uncharacterized protein LOC121653336 isoform X2, with product MQVFQGLSLVDYPESDESEDGSTNLNSLAYCDKVVRKKRRMSHCVRPSPQSPYNSNESVVEDSDDNNDYVPKLRRTKSILMDGVPDFSDALYDSNDDNTEGPSTSKSEMVSQRQRRACFNPLQPDLIGSDDSGSSGEEYIPNPREESMDSDVSLECPLESKQKKIKSPKSRSKTSSHSQCEDRRKSLETSQDSTQRLDANEGEMAPLEEPSIYVNPVLKKEDGSRCYNKKHHCLYCNQVVQKMSRHLQRKHMDKVDVAKAFSLPKNSKVRRAQLDYIRNKGNFEHNIEVMESHQGKLTPFKQPNKRTDGQIFSHCVYCYGLFTKKVMWRHFQTCKFKPQNKLSKPGKSRVQALCAFAEPVPSGFSDAYWRFLSCMNQDKIAVAIKEDPCILEYGYRLFSKNERVISQHQYIRQKLRELGRLLLEAKKVAPVKSVKNLIKPENYSHVVTTVKRLTGFNHETGRYQCPSLARKVGHSLHSLAMFVKSEGLKIKDKQTVQNADEFAQLYQESWKFDIASQALTQLDQTKWNCPQVLPFTQDVQILHCYLSEKQQHHINMLKEEPSPSNWKDLAKVTLAQVILFNRRRAGEVSKMPLTFYLSKDTSETHEDVNLALTALEQKLCQHFVRMTIVGKRGRKVPVLITPLMKQSLDALTEKREECGVLKDNGYLFALPHSAYYLRGSDCLRQFVKECNGIKNPQALTSTKLRKHIATLSTVLNLKNTELDQLADFLGHNIEVHRKHYRLPEGTLQLAKISKVLLAMEQGRLGEYKETVGTDGCSQEDMEDIESDGADGCSQEDMKGDCVPGAKGTAEGHVRSQQEDTDIPEAAMSEGEVSSTSQLACTPRESNLNQKRATQQRGKQTTVKRSWTSEECGAVQKHLRNFIIMNQVPGKKDCEQCISAEPEALKNRDWRAVKFFIKNRITAMKRKML from the exons atgcag gTTTTCCAAGGGCTTTCCCTTGTTGACTATCCAGAAAGTGATGAATCGGAAGACGGTTCTACAAATCTCAATTCTTTGGCATACTGTGACAAGGTTGTTCGAAAGAAGAGAAGAATG AGCCATTGTGTACGACCTTCTCCTCAATCCCCCTACAATTCAAATGAAAGTGTAGTGGAAGATAGTGATGACAATAATGACTACGTTCCAAAGCTCAGAAGAACCAAAAGCATTCTG ATGGATGGAGTGCCAGATTTTTCTGATGCTCTCTATGATTCAAATGATGACAACACAGAGGGTCCTTCTACGTCAAAATCTGAAATGGTATCACAAAGGCAAAGAAGAGCATGTTTCAATCCT CTTCAGCCCGATCTCATAGGATCAGACGACAGTGGAAGTAGCGGAGAGGAGTATATTCCAAATCCCAGGGAGGAAAGCATGGACAGTGATGTCAGCTTGGAGTGTCCTCTGGAAAGtaagcaaaagaaaattaaatctcCTAAGAGTAGAAGCAAGACTTCTAGCCATAGCCAATGTGAAGATAGGAGGAAAAGCTTGGAAACAAGTCAGGATTCCACACAAAGACTTGATGCCAATGAAGGTGAAATGGCACCACTTGAAGAGCCATCCATCTATGTAAATCCAGTTTTGAAAAAGGAAGATGGTTCAAGATGCTATAACAAGAAACATCATTGTTTGTATTGCAACCAAGTTGTTCAAAAAATGTCAAGACATTTGCAACGTAAGCACATGGATAAGGTTGATGTTGCCAAAGCTTTCAGTttaccaaaaaactcaaaggtAAGGCGAGCACAGTTGGATTATATCAGAAACAAAGGGAACTTTGAACACAACATTGAAGTTATGGAAAGCCACCAGGGCAAACTCACCCCATTTAAACAACCAAATAAAAGGACCGATGgacaaatattttcacattgtGTATATTGCTATGGACTCTTCACGAAGAAAGTTATGTGGCGACATTTTCAAACCTGTAAATTCAAGCCTCAAAACAAGCTGTCTAAACCAGGTAAATCAAGAGTCCAAGCTTTGTGTGCTTTTGCTGAACCTGTTCCATCTGGATTCAGTGACGCATACTGGAGGTTCTTGAGTTGCATGAACCAAGACAAGATTGCAGTTGCAATTAAGGAAGACCCCTGCATTCTTGAGTATGGTTACAGGTTGTTCAGCAAGAATGAGAGGGTCATCAGCCAACACCAGTACATTCGACAAAAGTTGAGAGAACTTGGCAGACTGCTACTGGAAGCAAAAAAGGTTGCACCTGTGAAGTCTGTCAAGAATCTTATAAAACCTGAAAACTACAGTCATGTTGTCACTACTGTAAAACGTCTGACCGGATTCAACCATGAAACTGGTAGATATCAATGCCCATCTCTTGCCCGTAAAGTTGGACACAGCTTGCATTCCTTGGCCATGTTCGTTAAATCTGAAGGACTGAAgatcaaagacaaacaaactgtACAAAATGCAGACGAATTTGCACAGTTATATCAAGAAAGTTGGAAATTTGACATTGCGAGCCAAGCACTAACTCAACTTGACCAGACCAAGTGGAACTGTCCTCAAGTCTTACCCTTCACACAGGATGTCCAGATTCTTCATTGCTACTTGTCAGAGAAACAGCAGCATCACATTAATATGTTGAAAGAAGAGCCTTCACCCAGTAACTGGAAAGATCTTGCAAAAGTTACCCTGGCACAAGTCATCCTTTTTAACCGCAGAAGAGCTGGAGAGGTGTCCAAAATGCCTTTGACGTTCTATTTATCAAAGGACACTTCTGAAACGCATGAGGACGTTAACTTGGCCCTCACAGCTCTTGAACAAAAGCTCTGCCAACATTTTGTACGGATGACAATCGttggaaaaagaggaagaaaagtcCCGGTTCTCATCACTCCGCTCATGAAGCAATCACTGGATGCCTTAACTGAAAAACGAGAAGAATGTGGCGTGTTAAAGGACAACGGATACTTGTTTGCGCTTCCACATTCTGCTTACTACCTGAGGGGATCAGACTGCTTAAGACAGTTTGTAAAAGAATGTAATGGCATTAAAAATCCCCAAGCCCTCACATCAACAAAACTGAGAAAACATATTGCTACTTTGTCCACCGTTCTAAATCTCAAGAATACAGAACTTGACCAACTGGCAGATTTCCTTGGACACAACATTGAAGTGCACAGAAAGCATTATCGGCTTCCAGAAGGTACCCTACAGCTTGCCAAAATAAGTAAAGTTCTCCTGGCCATGGAGCAGGGACGACTGGGAGAATATAAAG AGACTGTTGGTACAGATGGATGTTCCCAAGAGGACATGGAAG ATATAGAATCTGATGGTGCAGATGGATGTTCCCAAGAAGACATGAAAG GTGATTGTGTGCCCGGAGCAAAGGGGACAGCAGAGGGACATGTGAGATCCCAACAAGAAG ATACTGATATACCTGAAGCAGCGATGTCAGAAGGGGAGGTCAGCTCGACATCCCAGCTAGCCTGTACCCCCAGAGAAAGCAACCTAAACCAGAAGAGGGCAACTCAACAGAGAG GTAAACAAACCACTGTCAAAAGAAGCTGGACATCAGAAGAATGTGGTGCAGTACAAAAGCATTTGAGGAATTTCATTATAATGAATCAAGTTCCGGGTAAGAAAGACTGTGAACAGTGCATCAGTGCAGAACCTGAAGCCCTAAAAAATAGAGACTGGAGAGCTGTCAAGTTTTTCATCAAAAATCGCATAACGgcgatgaaaagaaaaatgctatGA
- the LOC121653336 gene encoding uncharacterized protein LOC121653336 isoform X6 — MQVFQGLSLVDYPESDESEDGSTNLNSLAYCDKVVRKKRRMSHCVRPSPQSPYNSNESVVEDSDDNNDYVPKLRRTKSILMDGVPDFSDALYDSNDDNTEGPSTSKSEMVSQRQRRACFNPLQPDLIGSDDSGSSGEEYIPNPREESMDSDVSLECPLEKTVGTDGCSQEDMEDIESDGADGCSQEDMKGDCVPGAKGTAEGHVRSQQEDTDIPEAAMSEGEVSSTSQLACTPRESNLNQKRATQQRGKQTTVKRSWTSEECGAVQKHLRNFIIMNQVPGKKDCEQCISAEPEALKNRDWRAVKFFIKNRITAMKRKML; from the exons atgcag gTTTTCCAAGGGCTTTCCCTTGTTGACTATCCAGAAAGTGATGAATCGGAAGACGGTTCTACAAATCTCAATTCTTTGGCATACTGTGACAAGGTTGTTCGAAAGAAGAGAAGAATG AGCCATTGTGTACGACCTTCTCCTCAATCCCCCTACAATTCAAATGAAAGTGTAGTGGAAGATAGTGATGACAATAATGACTACGTTCCAAAGCTCAGAAGAACCAAAAGCATTCTG ATGGATGGAGTGCCAGATTTTTCTGATGCTCTCTATGATTCAAATGATGACAACACAGAGGGTCCTTCTACGTCAAAATCTGAAATGGTATCACAAAGGCAAAGAAGAGCATGTTTCAATCCT CTTCAGCCCGATCTCATAGGATCAGACGACAGTGGAAGTAGCGGAGAGGAGTATATTCCAAATCCCAGGGAGGAAAGCATGGACAGTGATGTCAGCTTGGAGTGTCCTCTGGAAA AGACTGTTGGTACAGATGGATGTTCCCAAGAGGACATGGAAG ATATAGAATCTGATGGTGCAGATGGATGTTCCCAAGAAGACATGAAAG GTGATTGTGTGCCCGGAGCAAAGGGGACAGCAGAGGGACATGTGAGATCCCAACAAGAAG ATACTGATATACCTGAAGCAGCGATGTCAGAAGGGGAGGTCAGCTCGACATCCCAGCTAGCCTGTACCCCCAGAGAAAGCAACCTAAACCAGAAGAGGGCAACTCAACAGAGAG GTAAACAAACCACTGTCAAAAGAAGCTGGACATCAGAAGAATGTGGTGCAGTACAAAAGCATTTGAGGAATTTCATTATAATGAATCAAGTTCCGGGTAAGAAAGACTGTGAACAGTGCATCAGTGCAGAACCTGAAGCCCTAAAAAATAGAGACTGGAGAGCTGTCAAGTTTTTCATCAAAAATCGCATAACGgcgatgaaaagaaaaatgctatGA
- the LOC121653336 gene encoding uncharacterized protein LOC121653336 isoform X4 yields the protein MQDVQILHCYLSEKQQHHINMLKEEPSPSNWKDLAKVTLAQVILFNRRRAGEVSKMPLTFYLSKDTSETHEDVNLALTALEQKLCQHFVRMTIVGKRGRKVPVLITPLMKQSLDALTEKREECGVLKDNGYLFALPHSAYYLRGSDCLRQFVKECNGIKNPQALTSTKLRKHIATLSTVLNLKNTELDQLADFLGHNIEVHRKHYRLPEGTLQLAKISKVLLAMEQGRLGEYKGKSLDEIHLDVNETVGTDGCSQEDMEDIESDGADGCSQEDMKGDCVPGAKGTAEGHVRSQQEDTDIPEAAMSEGEVSSTSQLACTPRESNLNQKRATQQRGKQTTVKRSWTSEECGAVQKHLRNFIIMNQVPGKKDCEQCISAEPEALKNRDWRAVKFFIKNRITAMKRKML from the exons atgcag GATGTCCAGATTCTTCATTGCTACTTGTCAGAGAAACAGCAGCATCACATTAATATGTTGAAAGAAGAGCCTTCACCCAGTAACTGGAAAGATCTTGCAAAAGTTACCCTGGCACAAGTCATCCTTTTTAACCGCAGAAGAGCTGGAGAGGTGTCCAAAATGCCTTTGACGTTCTATTTATCAAAGGACACTTCTGAAACGCATGAGGACGTTAACTTGGCCCTCACAGCTCTTGAACAAAAGCTCTGCCAACATTTTGTACGGATGACAATCGttggaaaaagaggaagaaaagtcCCGGTTCTCATCACTCCGCTCATGAAGCAATCACTGGATGCCTTAACTGAAAAACGAGAAGAATGTGGCGTGTTAAAGGACAACGGATACTTGTTTGCGCTTCCACATTCTGCTTACTACCTGAGGGGATCAGACTGCTTAAGACAGTTTGTAAAAGAATGTAATGGCATTAAAAATCCCCAAGCCCTCACATCAACAAAACTGAGAAAACATATTGCTACTTTGTCCACCGTTCTAAATCTCAAGAATACAGAACTTGACCAACTGGCAGATTTCCTTGGACACAACATTGAAGTGCACAGAAAGCATTATCGGCTTCCAGAAGGTACCCTACAGCTTGCCAAAATAAGTAAAGTTCTCCTGGCCATGGAGCAGGGACGACTGGGAGAATATAAAGGCAAGAGTCTAGATGAAATTCATCTTGACGTAAACG AGACTGTTGGTACAGATGGATGTTCCCAAGAGGACATGGAAG ATATAGAATCTGATGGTGCAGATGGATGTTCCCAAGAAGACATGAAAG GTGATTGTGTGCCCGGAGCAAAGGGGACAGCAGAGGGACATGTGAGATCCCAACAAGAAG ATACTGATATACCTGAAGCAGCGATGTCAGAAGGGGAGGTCAGCTCGACATCCCAGCTAGCCTGTACCCCCAGAGAAAGCAACCTAAACCAGAAGAGGGCAACTCAACAGAGAG GTAAACAAACCACTGTCAAAAGAAGCTGGACATCAGAAGAATGTGGTGCAGTACAAAAGCATTTGAGGAATTTCATTATAATGAATCAAGTTCCGGGTAAGAAAGACTGTGAACAGTGCATCAGTGCAGAACCTGAAGCCCTAAAAAATAGAGACTGGAGAGCTGTCAAGTTTTTCATCAAAAATCGCATAACGgcgatgaaaagaaaaatgctatGA
- the LOC121653336 gene encoding uncharacterized protein LOC121653336 isoform X1, producing MQVFQGLSLVDYPESDESEDGSTNLNSLAYCDKVVRKKRRMSHCVRPSPQSPYNSNESVVEDSDDNNDYVPKLRRTKSILMDGVPDFSDALYDSNDDNTEGPSTSKSEMVSQRQRRACFNPLQPDLIGSDDSGSSGEEYIPNPREESMDSDVSLECPLESKQKKIKSPKSRSKTSSHSQCEDRRKSLETSQDSTQRLDANEGEMAPLEEPSIYVNPVLKKEDGSRCYNKKHHCLYCNQVVQKMSRHLQRKHMDKVDVAKAFSLPKNSKVRRAQLDYIRNKGNFEHNIEVMESHQGKLTPFKQPNKRTDGQIFSHCVYCYGLFTKKVMWRHFQTCKFKPQNKLSKPGKSRVQALCAFAEPVPSGFSDAYWRFLSCMNQDKIAVAIKEDPCILEYGYRLFSKNERVISQHQYIRQKLRELGRLLLEAKKVAPVKSVKNLIKPENYSHVVTTVKRLTGFNHETGRYQCPSLARKVGHSLHSLAMFVKSEGLKIKDKQTVQNADEFAQLYQESWKFDIASQALTQLDQTKWNCPQVLPFTQDVQILHCYLSEKQQHHINMLKEEPSPSNWKDLAKVTLAQVILFNRRRAGEVSKMPLTFYLSKDTSETHEDVNLALTALEQKLCQHFVRMTIVGKRGRKVPVLITPLMKQSLDALTEKREECGVLKDNGYLFALPHSAYYLRGSDCLRQFVKECNGIKNPQALTSTKLRKHIATLSTVLNLKNTELDQLADFLGHNIEVHRKHYRLPEGTLQLAKISKVLLAMEQGRLGEYKGKSLDEIHLDVNETVGTDGCSQEDMEDIESDGADGCSQEDMKGDCVPGAKGTAEGHVRSQQEDTDIPEAAMSEGEVSSTSQLACTPRESNLNQKRATQQRGKQTTVKRSWTSEECGAVQKHLRNFIIMNQVPGKKDCEQCISAEPEALKNRDWRAVKFFIKNRITAMKRKML from the exons atgcag gTTTTCCAAGGGCTTTCCCTTGTTGACTATCCAGAAAGTGATGAATCGGAAGACGGTTCTACAAATCTCAATTCTTTGGCATACTGTGACAAGGTTGTTCGAAAGAAGAGAAGAATG AGCCATTGTGTACGACCTTCTCCTCAATCCCCCTACAATTCAAATGAAAGTGTAGTGGAAGATAGTGATGACAATAATGACTACGTTCCAAAGCTCAGAAGAACCAAAAGCATTCTG ATGGATGGAGTGCCAGATTTTTCTGATGCTCTCTATGATTCAAATGATGACAACACAGAGGGTCCTTCTACGTCAAAATCTGAAATGGTATCACAAAGGCAAAGAAGAGCATGTTTCAATCCT CTTCAGCCCGATCTCATAGGATCAGACGACAGTGGAAGTAGCGGAGAGGAGTATATTCCAAATCCCAGGGAGGAAAGCATGGACAGTGATGTCAGCTTGGAGTGTCCTCTGGAAAGtaagcaaaagaaaattaaatctcCTAAGAGTAGAAGCAAGACTTCTAGCCATAGCCAATGTGAAGATAGGAGGAAAAGCTTGGAAACAAGTCAGGATTCCACACAAAGACTTGATGCCAATGAAGGTGAAATGGCACCACTTGAAGAGCCATCCATCTATGTAAATCCAGTTTTGAAAAAGGAAGATGGTTCAAGATGCTATAACAAGAAACATCATTGTTTGTATTGCAACCAAGTTGTTCAAAAAATGTCAAGACATTTGCAACGTAAGCACATGGATAAGGTTGATGTTGCCAAAGCTTTCAGTttaccaaaaaactcaaaggtAAGGCGAGCACAGTTGGATTATATCAGAAACAAAGGGAACTTTGAACACAACATTGAAGTTATGGAAAGCCACCAGGGCAAACTCACCCCATTTAAACAACCAAATAAAAGGACCGATGgacaaatattttcacattgtGTATATTGCTATGGACTCTTCACGAAGAAAGTTATGTGGCGACATTTTCAAACCTGTAAATTCAAGCCTCAAAACAAGCTGTCTAAACCAGGTAAATCAAGAGTCCAAGCTTTGTGTGCTTTTGCTGAACCTGTTCCATCTGGATTCAGTGACGCATACTGGAGGTTCTTGAGTTGCATGAACCAAGACAAGATTGCAGTTGCAATTAAGGAAGACCCCTGCATTCTTGAGTATGGTTACAGGTTGTTCAGCAAGAATGAGAGGGTCATCAGCCAACACCAGTACATTCGACAAAAGTTGAGAGAACTTGGCAGACTGCTACTGGAAGCAAAAAAGGTTGCACCTGTGAAGTCTGTCAAGAATCTTATAAAACCTGAAAACTACAGTCATGTTGTCACTACTGTAAAACGTCTGACCGGATTCAACCATGAAACTGGTAGATATCAATGCCCATCTCTTGCCCGTAAAGTTGGACACAGCTTGCATTCCTTGGCCATGTTCGTTAAATCTGAAGGACTGAAgatcaaagacaaacaaactgtACAAAATGCAGACGAATTTGCACAGTTATATCAAGAAAGTTGGAAATTTGACATTGCGAGCCAAGCACTAACTCAACTTGACCAGACCAAGTGGAACTGTCCTCAAGTCTTACCCTTCACACAGGATGTCCAGATTCTTCATTGCTACTTGTCAGAGAAACAGCAGCATCACATTAATATGTTGAAAGAAGAGCCTTCACCCAGTAACTGGAAAGATCTTGCAAAAGTTACCCTGGCACAAGTCATCCTTTTTAACCGCAGAAGAGCTGGAGAGGTGTCCAAAATGCCTTTGACGTTCTATTTATCAAAGGACACTTCTGAAACGCATGAGGACGTTAACTTGGCCCTCACAGCTCTTGAACAAAAGCTCTGCCAACATTTTGTACGGATGACAATCGttggaaaaagaggaagaaaagtcCCGGTTCTCATCACTCCGCTCATGAAGCAATCACTGGATGCCTTAACTGAAAAACGAGAAGAATGTGGCGTGTTAAAGGACAACGGATACTTGTTTGCGCTTCCACATTCTGCTTACTACCTGAGGGGATCAGACTGCTTAAGACAGTTTGTAAAAGAATGTAATGGCATTAAAAATCCCCAAGCCCTCACATCAACAAAACTGAGAAAACATATTGCTACTTTGTCCACCGTTCTAAATCTCAAGAATACAGAACTTGACCAACTGGCAGATTTCCTTGGACACAACATTGAAGTGCACAGAAAGCATTATCGGCTTCCAGAAGGTACCCTACAGCTTGCCAAAATAAGTAAAGTTCTCCTGGCCATGGAGCAGGGACGACTGGGAGAATATAAAGGCAAGAGTCTAGATGAAATTCATCTTGACGTAAACG AGACTGTTGGTACAGATGGATGTTCCCAAGAGGACATGGAAG ATATAGAATCTGATGGTGCAGATGGATGTTCCCAAGAAGACATGAAAG GTGATTGTGTGCCCGGAGCAAAGGGGACAGCAGAGGGACATGTGAGATCCCAACAAGAAG ATACTGATATACCTGAAGCAGCGATGTCAGAAGGGGAGGTCAGCTCGACATCCCAGCTAGCCTGTACCCCCAGAGAAAGCAACCTAAACCAGAAGAGGGCAACTCAACAGAGAG GTAAACAAACCACTGTCAAAAGAAGCTGGACATCAGAAGAATGTGGTGCAGTACAAAAGCATTTGAGGAATTTCATTATAATGAATCAAGTTCCGGGTAAGAAAGACTGTGAACAGTGCATCAGTGCAGAACCTGAAGCCCTAAAAAATAGAGACTGGAGAGCTGTCAAGTTTTTCATCAAAAATCGCATAACGgcgatgaaaagaaaaatgctatGA